The window CATTAAATATATCGACTATAAGGATGCTGACTTCCTTTTGAAATTTGTTAATGAACAGGGGAAAATCCTCCCCAGGAGAATTACGGGAACATCAACCAAATATCAGAAGAAGGTCGCTCAGGCGATTAAGAGAGCACGACATTTGGGATTAATGCCCTATGTTGCAGACTTGTTAAAATAGGGAGGCAGATATGGAAGTTATTCTTAAAAAAGATGTGGCCAATCTTGGGCATACGAATGATGTGGTCAATGTAAAGCGTGGTTATGCCCGAAATTACCTCATACCACAGGGTTACGCCATCCTCGCCACTGAAACCAATAAAAAGGTGTTGTCGGAGAATATGAGACAAAAGGCCTTTAAAGAAGATAAGGTCCGTAAGGAGGCCGAAGCACTTGCCGGAGCTATTGAAAATATCACGGTAAAAATCGGTGCCAAAGCAGCTTCTACGGGAAGAATATTTGGTTCCGTTAATGCCCTTCAGATCGCTGATGCTATCAGGGAGCAGTTTAACTATGAAATCGATAGAAAAAAAATAATCCTCGATGGCGATGCAATTAAAGAACTGGGTACTTATAAAGCCAAACTCAACCTGTATAAAGATATCAGTGTAACGATAAATTTTGAAGTGTTTGCTGAATAATACAGACAATCATTTTAAAGCCCGGTGTGCTGAAATATTTTTTCAGAGCACCGGGTTTTTTTAATGGAATATGTTCCAAACCAGCATTCAGGGTGAACCTGTCACATAGCTTAAAATATTGCACAACAGCTAATACAATGCTAAGCAGGAATAAAATAAAATACATCACATCTCTCAGGCACGCAAAGTACCGGAATCTCCATAATGAATTTATTGTTGAAGGGACAAAAGTTGTACTGGAACTTTTAAAGAGCTCC of the Bacteroidota bacterium genome contains:
- the rpsR gene encoding 30S ribosomal protein S18, whose protein sequence is MINQGNSEIKYLTPIAVDIKKKKYCRFKKSGIKYIDYKDADFLLKFVNEQGKILPRRITGTSTKYQKKVAQAIKRARHLGLMPYVADLLK
- the rplI gene encoding 50S ribosomal protein L9, whose protein sequence is MEVILKKDVANLGHTNDVVNVKRGYARNYLIPQGYAILATETNKKVLSENMRQKAFKEDKVRKEAEALAGAIENITVKIGAKAASTGRIFGSVNALQIADAIREQFNYEIDRKKIILDGDAIKELGTYKAKLNLYKDISVTINFEVFAE